A stretch of DNA from Leptospira barantonii:
ATCTTCAACGTTTTACGGGAAAGTATCAAACAATCCAGTCTTGCACAAACAGGCGCTCTTTTACTCAAGCCGACCTTTGCGGCGATCAAAAAACGTCTCGATTACGCGGAATACGGCGGAGCCTTGTTGCTCGGCGTGGACGGAATCTGTCTGATCGGGCACGGATCGTCTAACGCGCTCGCGGTGCAAAGTGCGATCCGCGTCGTGAATATCTGCGCGGGACATCAGATCAACGATCGGATCGCGGCGGATCTAAAGAAATACAATATCTGAATTCGAATCGAATTATCTTCAAGCATTCCGCATTATAAAACGATTTCCTTATCCTCCTATAAAAGAAGATTTAAAACGTTTCTTTTCTACATTCATCCGTATGGAAGCCTTGTTAGGCGAGTTTTGGCGGCGCACAACGTTCCTCTTCTAATACGACATCGAAAGGCAAACGCGCATAACTTGTTTCATCGTTTGTTTCGTCTGACGCGGACTTTTTATCACCAATCAAAAAAGAATCAAAAAATAGACCTCCGGTTGTAGACCTTTTATAACAAAAGCAGGATGGGCTCTATGTTTGATGTAAATAAATTGGCCGACTTTGCTCAGGCAGAAATCGAAAAGTTTTCTCACGAACACCAAGGTGAAATTTTTTACGCGTTTGCAATCGACGAAAGTCGACTTTGTTTCAATTCGGTTGGCCACTTCGAAAAGGCTCTCAAGGAACTCGCTTCCCAATCTCCCAGATACTACGATTCTCCCGAGAAGATCGCCACACTTCGCAATGATCCATACGGCTGGGCCTATCGCGGTATCGCCTGCTTTCGCGCTTTAAATCGCGGTTTTCAAACTCCCTTCGACGAGACTCTTTTTCAGGAACACGATCAACTGGATGAGAAGGAAAAGCCGAATAGCGATTATTCTTCCGCAATGAACGAGGTCCTCGAAATTCTTAAGGAAAGAAACGTTTTTCAGTATCTTCAAAAGACGAAGGATTTCAAAATAACGAACCGCGGACTCGGTTCCAAAACCTTAGCTCATCGTTGAGATAAGAAATTTCTTTATCGTAATGACTGAAACGAAAAATAAATCGGAAAAACTTTTAAGAACGGATTTGATATTCGGTTTTCTATTTTTCGCTTTGAATCTTTGGCTCGGAAGATTTTTGGGATTGAGCGTCGACCCGGAAACTTTCGAGCCGAGTCTATTCCGATATTCCGCATTTTTTTACGGACTTATGTTTTTGATTTTTGCGGGGATCGACATATCGTTGATTCTTGAAAAAAAGATTCCGAGATCGTTTCGGATTTTGGCGGGAATTCTCGTGTTCGCGTTTATCTTCGGAGAACTTTTCTATCAATCCAAATGGATTCGCATTTTATGGGAAAACGTTCTGCAAGGAGGAGAATCCGACGAACCCGCGATGGAAAGAATGCGAACGGAATTACGTTATATTCTCTCCTTGATTCTTTTGACCTTTATGATTCTCAAAACCCTTCTCAGAATCGTTTGGAATTTCTTTTGGGCAAAGACGATTCTTTTCTTCGATTGACCGTTCGTATGCAAAAAATTGAATCATGAAAGTCGTTTTTCTTTTTTGCAGATCCGCAGTCATTTGTATCGCGATCGGAATTTTGATCGTAGGATGTTTCTTTGATCTGAAAAAACCGAAATCCGATTCTTCAGCCGTAGCGGAAGCTTCAACCTCGATAGCCGTCCAACCTCGGAAAGAAAAACATCGATGCGGTTATGGAATCGATCCTTTAAAATCTTCCGGTTTGAGTGCGAAAGAAAATAAAAATCCGAAAGTAATCGAAGAAGATAAAAAGAAAATTCTGGAGTTTATGAAAAAGGAGTGGTCCACCGCGGAAAAGATTCTTCCCGTTGATCAGTTCATCAAATACGATATTTCCATCGTGGACGGCTTCTATTGTGCGACAGCAGACAAAAAACTGAAAAGCGACGCCAACAATGTATCGCTTCAATGCGGAATCGAATATGTTTTTAAATCCGATCCGTTTACATATCTTTCGGTTCAAATTTTTACTCCTCAATGTCCTCCTGAATCGTAAGCGACGATGTGGAAAGGTCTGCATTATTTCATAAGTCTTGGATCAGATAAAATCTGGATCGTTCTGCAAGGTGTAAGCAAGAGACATCCGAGGATGCAATGAATTAAAAGAGAGTGATCTCTGACAATTCGGGTAAAAAATTCATTTGCTTTTTATTATCGTATATTTACGATATACAATATGGCGGTTAAT
This window harbors:
- a CDS encoding DUF4303 domain-containing protein encodes the protein MFDVNKLADFAQAEIEKFSHEHQGEIFYAFAIDESRLCFNSVGHFEKALKELASQSPRYYDSPEKIATLRNDPYGWAYRGIACFRALNRGFQTPFDETLFQEHDQLDEKEKPNSDYSSAMNEVLEILKERNVFQYLQKTKDFKITNRGLGSKTLAHR